One stretch of Arachis duranensis cultivar V14167 chromosome 1, aradu.V14167.gnm2.J7QH, whole genome shotgun sequence DNA includes these proteins:
- the LOC107473548 gene encoding UDP-glycosyltransferase 87A2, whose product MVYHIVAVPYPGRGHVNPMMNLCKSLLISSRNQILITFVVTQEWQTLINKNTNHAHADSIRICTIPNVLPSEEVRGNDFPGFYEAVMTKMEEPFEAVIDEINGNVNVDLIIADTELLWAHAVATRRLLPLALLWTASASVFSMFLHHQLFLENHSFGNGEKRVDYIPGVSPLRISDLPSIFHDKNGKVLQLYLQCISKVQYAKYLLFNSIYEIEPNAIDTLKSKYSFPLYTIGPLIPFYEATNNEHINYMQWLDSQPKGSVLYISLGSYLSISKEQMEELVVGLCDSGVRFLMVYRGPNKTLLSQNSNSGLFVPWCDQLRVLSHNSIGGFLSHCGWNSVLEAMFCGVPVLTFPISIDQVPNSKQIVEDWKVGVQMKERLGTNNKENDVVMRKEIARIVKGDGDSKFTIYIHHSGKFHDIGNVLEYLGGRVISVTDCEALLGCIVDGCKKGNGVEICLNDKDYVPTETEYSGRGFVEVEVEGESEASSEEYRI is encoded by the exons ATGGTGTACCATATTGTGGCTGTGCCATACCCTGGCAGAGGCCATGTGAATCCCATGATGAACCTCTGCAAATCCTTATTAATTTCTTCAAGAAATCAGATTCTCATCACCTTTGTTGTGACACAAGAATGGCAAACCTTAATCAACAAGAACACCAATCATGCTCATGCTGATAGCATTAGAATCTGTACCATTCCAAACGTTCTGCCATCAGAGGAAGTTCGCGGCAACGACTTCCCAGGATTCTATGAAGCAGTGATGACAAAGATGGAAGAACCCTTTGAGGCAGTGATTGATGAGATTAATGGCAATGTGAATGTGGATCTCATCATTGCTGACACTGAGCTTCTTTGGGCTCATGCTGTTGCCACTCGTAGATTGCTTCCTTTGGCTTTGCTTTGGACTGCTTCTGCTTCAGTCTTCTCCATGTTTCTTCATCATCAACTCTTTCTGGAAAATCACTCTTTCg GGAATGGAGAAAAACGTGTAGATTACATCCCTGGCGTTTCCCCATTAAGGATATCAGATTTGCCTTCAATTTTCCATGACAAGAATGGAAAAGTGTTgcaactatacttgcaatgcatATCAAAGGTCCAATATGCAAAATAccttcttttcaattcaatctATGAGATTGAACCAAATGCAATAGACACTCTAAAATCCAAATACTCCTTCCCACTCTACACAATTGGCCCTTTAATTCCATTCTATGAAGCAACCAACAATGAACACATCAATTACATGCAGTGGCTTGATTCTCAGCCAAAAGGGTCTGTTCTATACATATCCTTAGGAAGTTATCTTTCAATTTCAAAGGAGCAAATGGAAGAACTTGTTGTTGGGTTATGTGATAGTGGTGTGAGATTCTTGATGGTGTACCGTGGACCAAACAAAACACTCTTAAGTCAAAATAGTAACAGTGGTTTATTTGTGCCTTGGTGTGACCAATTGAGGGTGTTGTCACATAACTCTATAGGTGGTTTTTTGTCACATTGTGGTTGGAATTCAGTGTTGGAAGCTATGTTTTGTGGTGTTCCTGTTCTAACTTTTCCAATTTCTATTGATCAAGTTCCTAATAGTAAGCAAATTGTTGAGGATTGGAAGGTTGGTGTTCAGATGAAAGAAAGATTAGGGactaataacaaagaaaatgatGTTGTGATGAGAAAAGAAATTGCTAGGATTGTAAAAGG TGATGGGGATTCGAAATTTACCATATACATACATCACAGTGGCAAGTTTCATGATATAGGAAATGTGCTAGAATATTTGGGGGGAAGG GTTATTAGTGTCACAGACTGTGAAGCATTGCTCGGGTGTATTGTTGATGGCTGCAAGAAAGGTAATGGTGTTGAGATATGTTTGAATGATAAGGATTATGTTCCAACTGAAACTGAGTACAGTGGCCGTGGTTTCGTAGAAGTAGAAGTTGAAGGTGAATCAGAGGCATCTAGTGAGGAGTATAGAATTTGA